GCATGCGCCCCGATCTGCACATCGTCGCCCGGGCGAACTACGAGGAGTCCATCCCCAAACTGATGCGCGCCGGCGCGGATCGCGTGATCGAGCCCTACACCATCAGCGGCCGACGGATGGTCAGCGTCATCACCCGGCCCGATGTGGCCGACTTCCTGGACGAGGTGATGCACTCGGAAGACCTCGAACTCTGGCTGGAGCAGATCGTCGTCGGTGAAGGCTCGCCGTTGATCGGCCGACCCATGTCGCAGTCGGAGTTGAGCGATGCATACGGCATTGTGCTCCTGGCCTACACCGACCCGGCCACGGGCAAGCGCATGCGACCGCAGTCGCATACGACATTCGCTCGCGGGATGCGGCTGATCGTCATCGGCACCGAGGAGAAACTCAGCGCGTTCAGCGCATTGGCGCGCAACCATGCTCACCTGCGCCGGCGTCCGCGCGCTTGAACGACGCCGGGGAATTAAGCACCGGCGACTCTCTGCTCCGCTTGCGCTTCCTCGACCAGCACGCGCCGCAGCACTTTGCCCACTTGCGTCTTGGGCAGCTCTTTGCGGAACTCGATCACGCGAGGGATCTTGTACGGCGCGAGGCTTTGCTTGCAGAATTCTTTCAGCTCGTCGGCGGTGGCGCTTGCCCCCGGCTTGAGCACGACGAACGCCGTGAGCGTGTCGTCGCCGCGGGTCGGGTGCGGCACGCCGACCACGGCGGCTTCGAGCACGGCCGGGTGTGTGAACAGCACCTCCTCCACGTCGCGCGGCAACACCTTCAGCCCGCCGACGTTGATCATGTCCTTCTTGCGATCCACGATGTAGAAGTAGCCGTCGGCATCCATGCGCGCGATGTCGCCGGTGTGCAGCCAGCCCTCGGCGTCAATCGTCTTGGCCGTCTCGTCCGGGCGATTCCAGTAGCCTTTCATCACCTGCGGCCCGCGGATGCACAACTCACCGATCGTCTCCGGGTCGCCGTCCATCGGCAGATCGGCGCCGGTCGAGAGATCCACCAGCTTGGCCTCGGTGTCGGGAAAGGGCAGGCCGATGCTGCCGGCACGGTTCTCGTTGAACTCCGGGTTGCAATGGGTCACCGGCGAAGCCTCGGTGAGGCCATAGCCCTCGGCCAGCCGCCCGCCGGTGAGCGCGTTGAAGCGCTTTTGGATCTCCACCGGCAAAGGCGCAGAACCGCTGATGCAGGCTTTCACGCTCTTCAGATCGTATCGGCCAACGTTGGGGTTGTTGACGATGCCGATGTACATGGCCGGCACGCCGGGGTAGATCGTGCAGCGCTCCTTGCTGATGATGCGCATGACGTTCTCGATCGGTCGTGGATTGGGCACGATGACCAGCTCGGCAGCCATGGCGACGCCATATAGCATGCACACCGTCATGCCGTAGACGTGGAAGAATGGAATGGCCGCCATCACTTTCTCGCCGCCTTCGACGCCGCTGGTCAACCATGCGCGCACCTGCATGGTGTTGCACACCAAGTTGCGATGGGTGAGCATCGCTGCCTTGGGCACGCCGGTGGTGCCGCCGGTGTACTGGAACAACGCCACGTCGTCCGGCTGCGCGGCCGGCGCGGGCGTCGCATCGGCCGTCGCCAGCATGTCGCCGAACAAGCGGATGCCCGGCTCGCCCGACACATCCACCCAGTCGTGCTCTTTGCGCTGGCGCGAGTGCACGAGCTGTTTGAACGGGAACGGTAGCGTGTCG
The window above is part of the Candidatus Roseilinea sp. genome. Proteins encoded here:
- a CDS encoding long-chain-fatty-acid--CoA ligase, with amino-acid sequence MPDHQPSPKPWLERYDKGVPATLNYPEATLYDLLAETVRKYPDRLATKFVLRYILGDRVMVGGTLTYGRLGTLVERFAAALHALGVKRGDRVALMLPNSPHFIIAFFAAARLGAIVVNTNPTYTARELKQQLVDSGAETIVLLNLFYPRLKEIKAETAVKHVVVVHIYDTLPFPFKQLVHSRQRKEHDWVDVSGEPGIRLFGDMLATADATPAPAAQPDDVALFQYTGGTTGVPKAAMLTHRNLVCNTMQVRAWLTSGVEGGEKVMAAIPFFHVYGMTVCMLYGVAMAAELVIVPNPRPIENVMRIISKERCTIYPGVPAMYIGIVNNPNVGRYDLKSVKACISGSAPLPVEIQKRFNALTGGRLAEGYGLTEASPVTHCNPEFNENRAGSIGLPFPDTEAKLVDLSTGADLPMDGDPETIGELCIRGPQVMKGYWNRPDETAKTIDAEGWLHTGDIARMDADGYFYIVDRKKDMINVGGLKVLPRDVEEVLFTHPAVLEAAVVGVPHPTRGDDTLTAFVVLKPGASATADELKEFCKQSLAPYKIPRVIEFRKELPKTQVGKVLRRVLVEEAQAEQRVAGA